A region from the Brassica napus cultivar Da-Ae chromosome C8, Da-Ae, whole genome shotgun sequence genome encodes:
- the LOC106360509 gene encoding protein trichome berefringence-like 7, translating into MSSFTKSTSFNRRALSSLSVESPRSTSSTAFNSPIGSAFASPRTFGGSPRPYTNRLKEISYLFQVLIVAGTLVSFLVIIAGGYLYVVPSLGYNGALQFNDTSVTINSKECDIFVGNWVVDDSYPLYNASECPFVERGFNCLGNGRGHDEYLKWRWKPKHCNVPRFQVRDVLERLRGKRIVFVGDSMSRTQWESLICMLMTGLDDKRSVYEVNGNNITKRIRFLGVRFSSFNFTVEFYRSVFLVQPGKLLRWHAPKRVKSTLKLDVLDVINNEWSSADYLVFNTGQWWVPGKLFETGCYFQVGNSLRLGMSIPSAYRVALETWASWIETKIDPNKTRVLFRTFEPSHWSDHRSCNVTKYPTPDTQGRDRSIFSEMIKEVVKNMTVPVSVLDVTSMSAFRSDGHVGLWSDNPLVPDCSHWCLPGVPDIWNEILLFFLFRQQVP; encoded by the exons ATGAGTAGTTTCACAAAGAGCACATCATTCAATAGAAGAGCATTGAGTTCTTTATCTGTAGAAAGCCCTAGGAGCACCTCTTCTACCGCCTTCAACAGCCCCATTGGCTCAGCTTTCGCTAGCCCGAGAACGTTCGGAGGAAGTCCACGGCCGTATACAAACAGGTTAAAAGAGATCTCGTACTTGTTTCAAGTCCTCATCGTCGCAGGAACACTTGTCTCGTTTCTTGTGATCATAGCGGGTGGTTATCTCTACGTTGTTCCTAGCCTCGGTTATAATGGCGCATTGCAGTTTAATGACACCTCTGTTACAATTAATAGTAAGGAGTGTGACATATTCGTTGGGAACTGGGTCGTTGATGATAGCTATCCGTTGTACAACGCGTCCGAATGTCCTTTTGTAGAGAGAGGGTTTAACTGTTTAGGCAACGGGCGTGGACACGATGAGTATCTAAAGTGGAGGTGGAAGCCTAAGCATTGTAACGTCCCGAGGTTCCAAGTGCGTGATGTCTTGGAGAGGTTGAGAGGTAAAAGGATAGTTTTCGTTGGAGATTCGATGAGTAGAACGCAGTGGGAGTCTTTGATATGTATGTTGATGACGGGTTTGGATGATAAGAGGAGTGTTTATGAAGTGAATGGGAACAATATAACGAAGAGGATAAGGTTCTTGGGTGTGAGGTTTAGTTCTTTTAACTTCACGGTTGAGTTCTACAGATCGGTCTTCTTGGTTCAGCCTGGGAAGTTGTTGCGTTGGCACGCGCCGAAACGTGTTAAGTCCACGTTGAAGCTGGATGTTTTGGATGTGATTAACAATGAGTGGAGCTCTGCTGATTATCTTGTTTTCAATACTGGTCAGTGGTGGGTGCCTGGGAAGCTTTTCGAAAC TGGTTGTTACTTTCAGGTTGGGAACTCACTGAGGCTCGGGATGTCGATTCCTTCAGCGTATAGAGTAGCGTTAGAGACATGGGCGTCATGGATAGAGACTAAGATTGATCCTAACAAAACTCGTGTGTTGTTTCGGACCTTTGAGCCATCTCATTGGAG TGATCATAGGTCATGTAATGTGACAAAGTATCCAACCCCGGATACACAAGGAAGAGACAGAAGCATATTCTCTGAAATGATCAAAGAAGTAGTCAAGAACATGACGGTTCCGGTGTCGGTTTTGGATGTAACTTCGATGTCAGCGTTTCGAAGTGATGGTCATGTGGGTTTATGGAGTGATAACCCGTTGGTACCTGACTGTAGTCATTGGTGTCTACCTGGAGTTCCTGATATCTGGAATGAAATCttgctcttcttcctctttagaCAACAa GTTCCGTGA
- the LOC106423769 gene encoding signal recognition particle 54 kDa protein 3: MVLAELGGQIASALQKMSNVTIIDEKALSECLKEITRALLHSDVSFPLVREMQSNIKKIVNLEELAAGHNKRRIIEQAIFSELCKMLDPGKPAFSPKKAKPSVVMFVGLQGAGKTTTCTKYAYYHQKKGYKPALVCADTFRAGAFDQLKQNATKARIPFYGSYTESDPVKIAVEGVDTFKKENCDLIIVDTSGRHKQEATLFEEMRQVAEATKPDLVIFVMDSSIGQAAFDQAQAFKQSVAVGAVIITKMDGHAKGGGALSAVAATKSPVIFIGTGEHMDEFEVFDVKPFVSRLLGMGDWSGFVDKLQDVVPKDQQPELLEKLSQGNFTLRIMYDQFQNLLNMGPLSEVFSMLPGAAAQMMPKGHEKESQAKIKRYMTMMDSMTNEELDSSNPKMFNESRMMRIARGSGRMVREVMEMLEEYKRLAKMWSKMKGLKIPKNGDMSALSRNMNAQHMSKVLPPQMLKQFGGMGGLQSLMKQMGSGKDMMGMFGGGKDK; this comes from the exons ATGGTTTTAGCGGAGCTCGGCGGGCAGATCGCCAGCGCCTTGCAGAAGATGAGCAATGTGACGATCATCGACGAGAAGGCTCTCAGCGAGTGCTTGAAAGAGATCACTCGTGCTCTTCTCCATTCGGATGTTTCTTTCCCTCTCGTGAGGGAGATGCAGAGCAACATCAAGAAGATCGTCAACCTCGAGGAGCTAGCCGCAGGCCACAACAAGCGACGGATCATCGagcag gCTATCTTTAGTGAACTGTGTAAGATGTTGGATCCAGGAAAGCCTGCGTTTTCACCCAAAAAGGCTAAACCTAGTGTTGTTATGTTCGTTGGATTACAAG GTGCTGGTAAAACCACAACTTGTACCAAGTATGCTTATTATCATCAGAAGAAAGGGTATAAACCAGCTCTAGTGTGTGCGGATACTTTCAGGGCTGGTGCTTTCGATCAGCTCAAACAGAATGCCACCAAGGCTAGGATCCCCTTTTATGGAAG TTACACGGAATCCGATCCTGTGAAAATTGCTGTTGAGGGAGTTGATACGTTTAAGAAAGAAAACTGTGATCTTATTATTGTTGACACCAGTGGTCGTCATAAACAAGAAGCTACTCTCTTTGAAGAAATGCGTCAAGTTGCTGAAGCAACG aAACCAGATCTCGTTATATTTGTCATGGACAGCAGTATCGGTCAAGCTGCATTTGACCAAGCTCAAGCATTCAAGCAAAGTGTTGCCGTGGGAGCTGTAATTATCACTAAGATGGACGGTCATGCCAAGGGTGGCGGCGCTCTTAGCGC TGTTGCGGCGACAAAGAGTCCTGTGATTTTCATCGGAACAGGAGAGCATATGGATGAGTTTGAAGTGTTTGACGTCAAACCATTTGTCAGCCGTCTCTTAG GAATGGGAGATTGGTCTGGATTCGTGGATAAACTACAAGATGTGGTACCTAAAGATCAACAACCTGAACTTCTGGAAAAGCTCTCTCAGGGTAACTTCACGTTGAGAATAATGTACGACCAGTTCCAGAACTTACTGAACATGGGCCCACTTAGCGAG GTTTTCTCAATGCTACCTGGAGCTGCTGCTCAAATGATGCCGAAAGGACACGAGAAAGAAAGCCAAGCGAAGATAAAGCGATACATGACGATGATGGATTCTATGACAAACGAAG AACTGGACAGCTCGAACCCGAAGATGTTTAACGAGTCAAGGATGATGAGAATAGCGAGAGGGTCAGGGAGGATGGTAAGAGAAGTGATGGAGATGTTGGAAGAGTACAAGAGGCTAGCAAAGATGTGGAGCAAGATGAAAGGACTCAAGATCCCAAAGAACGGAGACATGAGCGCACTCTCGAGAAACATGAACGCTCAGCACATGAGCAAGGTCCTTCCTCCTCAGATGCTCAAGCAGTTTGGGGGCATGGGAGGTCTGCAGAGTCTCATGAAACAGATGGGTTCTGGCAAAGACATGATGGGTATGTTTGGCGGCGGCAAAGACAAATAG